Proteins from one Clostridium cellulovorans 743B genomic window:
- a CDS encoding PolC-type DNA polymerase III has translation MNSTMLNSINDEFDLNHFLIGYDIRLIKLQYLKKSNILRAIVKAKEELDENQEESIKKLILKRVTFIDGVEISFHKDISNLTLKEISTKYWADIVNEASKGLPICLSALNKAERKIDEEKLNVYVENEFLSKHLENKNLSSIIKNQIRDLFGINCTVNFHISKKQDEESYSKFKEIEDSKIVKEILTNLPVARKEQDKEKKEKPKQNQQSQYKPKIQINKNIKEEDLIYGKGIAGDILKISEIDETYEWAIVKGDIFKVEITETKTGRIIFTLYITDYTSSMVAKFFTTKEEKDELVDQLKKGSHVLLRGRVSYDTFIKENVIMVRDINKADKVIIKDNAREKRVELHAHTTMSAMDAVVAPSKLIERAAKWGHKAIAITDHGVVQGFPEAMDAGKKHGIKIIYGVEGYLVDDGGSVVLNEGDRDIDDIFVVFDIETTGFSSQNDRIIEIGAVKVKNGEIIDEFSVFVNPQKDIPLEITELTGIDNYMVKDAKTIDIVIKEFYDFVDGSILVAHNAAFDTSFIKKNYLDNDLEFNYPIMDTIPLCKYLYPALNKYKLNVICKYLGITLLNHHRAVDDAKATAMVFLKAQEELRSREIIKLSDLNKEYKQTQDIKKLPMNHIILLSKNQVGIKNLYKLVSFSSLDNFHRKPRLPRSLIEEYREGIIIGSACEAGELYKNILQGQSDDELEPIINFYDYLEIQPICNNFFLIEKGNVKDENELREINRRIYNLGQKYNKPVVATGDIHFLDERDGVFRKILLAGQGFSDAENQPPLYFKTTEEMLREFSYLGEKACYEVVIKNPNDIAESVETVKPIPDETYPPKIEGAEDEIREMTMKKVHSIYGDPLPEVVQKRLDKELNSIINNGYAVLYLIAQKLVAKSYSDGYLVGSRGSVGSSFVATMSGITEVNGLPPHYVCPNCKNSEFIMDGSVNCGADLPEKNCPKCGSEYIREGHDIPFETFLGFDGDKEPDIDLNFSGDNQGDIHKYTEELFGKGHTFKAGTIGTIAEKTAYGFVKKYLDEKEMRVSVAEVERLTQGCTGVKRTSGQHPGGIMVVPSDNEIYNFTPVQHPADDPNSDIITTHFDYHSISGRLLKLDILGHDDPTILRMLQDLTGIDPKTLPLNDAAVLSLFTSPDALGVNREELECEVGSYGLPEFGTKFVRQMLVDTQPKTFSDLVRISGLSHGTDVWLNNAQYFIKEGYTTLRDCISTRDDIMVYLIYQGLPEKDAFVIMEKVRKGKGLSPENEEQMREHKVPEWYIESCKKIKYMFPKGHAVAYCMMAVRIAYFKVHHPKAYYATYLTVRGTDFDGNLIIKGEGVIRQKIHELNSSNDISVKDKGLLTILEICYEMNKRGIQFLKIDLYKSDPVKFTIEGDNLRMPINALAGVGENAAKSIAEARKGGEFLSKEDLRIRAKVSKSVIEVLNEHGCLEGLPDTNQLTLFSF, from the coding sequence ATGAATTCAACAATGTTAAATTCAATTAATGATGAATTCGATTTAAATCATTTTTTAATTGGGTATGACATCAGGCTTATAAAATTGCAGTATCTAAAAAAGAGTAATATACTTAGAGCTATTGTTAAAGCTAAAGAAGAACTTGATGAAAACCAAGAAGAAAGTATAAAAAAGCTTATTTTAAAAAGAGTAACATTTATTGATGGTGTAGAAATATCCTTTCATAAAGATATTTCGAATTTAACTCTTAAGGAGATTTCAACAAAGTACTGGGCAGATATAGTAAATGAGGCATCAAAAGGGCTCCCTATATGCCTTTCAGCTTTAAATAAGGCCGAAAGAAAAATTGATGAAGAGAAATTAAATGTTTATGTGGAAAACGAGTTTTTAAGTAAGCATTTAGAAAATAAAAATCTTTCTTCTATAATAAAAAATCAAATAAGGGATTTATTTGGAATAAATTGTACTGTTAATTTCCATATTAGTAAAAAACAAGATGAAGAAAGCTATTCTAAATTTAAGGAAATCGAAGATAGCAAAATTGTAAAAGAGATATTGACTAACTTACCAGTAGCGAGAAAAGAACAGGATAAAGAGAAAAAGGAAAAACCAAAACAAAACCAACAAAGTCAGTATAAGCCTAAGATTCAAATTAATAAAAATATAAAAGAAGAAGATCTTATCTATGGAAAAGGAATAGCTGGTGATATCTTAAAAATCTCTGAGATAGACGAGACTTATGAGTGGGCTATTGTAAAAGGTGATATTTTTAAGGTTGAAATTACGGAAACAAAAACAGGTAGAATAATATTTACTTTATATATTACAGACTATACAAGTTCCATGGTTGCAAAATTTTTTACAACTAAAGAAGAAAAGGATGAACTTGTTGATCAACTAAAAAAAGGTAGCCATGTTCTTCTAAGAGGAAGAGTATCCTATGATACTTTTATAAAAGAAAACGTGATAATGGTAAGAGATATAAATAAAGCTGATAAGGTTATTATAAAAGATAATGCAAGGGAGAAGAGAGTTGAGCTTCATGCCCATACAACTATGAGTGCTATGGATGCTGTGGTAGCTCCTTCAAAACTTATAGAAAGGGCTGCTAAGTGGGGACATAAAGCAATTGCTATAACAGACCATGGCGTGGTTCAAGGATTCCCAGAAGCTATGGATGCAGGTAAGAAGCATGGAATAAAGATTATCTATGGAGTAGAAGGATACTTAGTAGATGATGGAGGAAGTGTTGTTCTTAATGAAGGGGATAGGGATATTGATGACATTTTTGTGGTTTTCGATATAGAAACAACAGGTTTTTCTAGTCAAAATGATAGGATAATTGAAATTGGAGCAGTAAAGGTAAAAAATGGCGAGATAATAGATGAGTTCAGTGTTTTTGTAAATCCACAAAAGGATATTCCTTTAGAAATAACTGAACTTACTGGAATAGATAATTACATGGTTAAGGATGCAAAAACTATAGATATCGTTATAAAAGAATTTTATGATTTTGTTGATGGATCTATATTAGTAGCTCATAATGCAGCCTTTGATACTTCTTTTATAAAGAAGAATTATTTAGATAATGACCTAGAATTTAATTATCCAATCATGGATACTATACCTTTGTGTAAATATCTTTATCCAGCACTAAATAAATATAAACTCAATGTTATATGTAAGTACCTTGGTATTACACTTCTTAATCACCACAGGGCTGTAGATGATGCTAAAGCTACAGCTATGGTGTTTTTAAAAGCACAAGAGGAGCTTAGATCAAGAGAAATCATCAAGCTTAGTGATTTAAATAAAGAATATAAGCAAACACAAGATATAAAAAAATTGCCGATGAACCATATTATTCTTCTTTCAAAAAACCAAGTAGGTATTAAAAATCTATATAAACTAGTTTCTTTTTCGAGTTTAGACAATTTTCATAGAAAGCCAAGGCTCCCAAGAAGTCTTATAGAAGAATATAGGGAAGGGATTATAATTGGTTCAGCTTGTGAAGCAGGAGAATTATATAAAAATATTCTTCAAGGGCAAAGTGACGATGAGTTAGAACCTATTATAAATTTTTATGATTATTTAGAAATACAACCTATTTGTAATAATTTCTTCTTAATTGAAAAAGGTAATGTAAAAGATGAAAATGAGTTAAGAGAGATAAATAGAAGAATTTATAATCTAGGCCAAAAATACAATAAGCCTGTTGTAGCAACTGGAGATATTCATTTCTTAGATGAACGTGATGGGGTATTTAGAAAGATATTACTTGCTGGGCAAGGCTTTAGTGATGCTGAAAATCAACCACCTTTGTATTTTAAGACCACAGAAGAAATGCTCAGAGAGTTTAGTTATTTAGGAGAAAAAGCTTGTTATGAAGTGGTTATTAAAAATCCTAATGATATTGCTGAGTCTGTAGAGACGGTAAAGCCGATCCCAGATGAAACTTATCCGCCTAAGATAGAAGGGGCAGAAGATGAAATAAGAGAAATGACCATGAAAAAGGTACATTCGATTTATGGAGATCCTCTTCCAGAGGTAGTACAAAAAAGATTAGATAAGGAACTTAATTCTATTATAAATAATGGATATGCGGTGCTTTATCTTATTGCACAGAAGCTTGTTGCAAAATCTTATTCTGATGGATACTTAGTTGGTTCAAGAGGATCTGTTGGGTCTTCTTTTGTAGCAACTATGAGTGGTATCACTGAAGTTAATGGATTGCCACCACATTACGTTTGTCCAAATTGTAAAAATAGTGAATTTATTATGGATGGTTCTGTTAACTGTGGGGCGGATTTGCCTGAAAAAAATTGTCCTAAATGTGGTTCTGAATATATAAGAGAAGGCCATGATATACCTTTCGAAACCTTTTTAGGCTTTGATGGTGATAAGGAACCAGATATAGATTTAAACTTCTCTGGAGATAATCAAGGGGATATTCATAAATATACTGAGGAACTCTTTGGTAAGGGGCATACATTTAAAGCTGGAACAATAGGAACTATAGCTGAAAAAACTGCTTATGGTTTTGTGAAAAAATACCTAGATGAAAAAGAAATGAGAGTCTCAGTAGCAGAAGTTGAAAGGCTTACTCAAGGATGTACTGGTGTAAAAAGAACATCAGGTCAGCATCCAGGGGGAATTATGGTTGTTCCAAGTGACAATGAAATATATAATTTTACTCCAGTTCAACATCCAGCGGATGATCCTAATTCTGATATAATAACAACTCATTTTGATTATCACTCTATAAGTGGTCGTTTGTTAAAACTAGACATACTAGGTCACGACGATCCTACTATTTTAAGAATGCTTCAAGATTTAACGGGGATAGATCCGAAAACACTTCCGTTAAATGATGCAGCTGTGCTTAGCTTATTTACATCACCTGATGCGCTAGGGGTTAATAGAGAAGAATTGGAATGTGAAGTAGGAAGTTATGGACTTCCAGAGTTCGGAACCAAATTCGTAAGACAAATGCTTGTGGATACTCAGCCGAAAACTTTTTCAGATTTGGTTAGAATATCTGGGCTTTCACATGGTACTGATGTATGGCTAAATAATGCGCAATATTTTATAAAAGAAGGGTATACTACATTAAGAGATTGTATTTCAACAAGAGACGATATTATGGTATATCTTATATATCAGGGATTACCTGAAAAGGATGCCTTTGTAATAATGGAAAAGGTAAGAAAAGGAAAAGGATTGTCGCCAGAAAATGAAGAGCAGATGCGAGAACATAAAGTTCCGGAATGGTATATTGAATCTTGTAAAAAGATAAAATACATGTTCCCTAAAGGCCACGCAGTAGCTTATTGTATGATGGCTGTAAGAATTGCATATTTTAAGGTGCATCATCCAAAAGCATATTATGCAACATATTTGACAGTAAGAGGTACTGATTTTGATGGTAATCTTATTATAAAAGGTGAAGGCGTAATAAGACAAAAGATTCATGAATTAAATAGTAGTAATGATATTTCTGTAAAAGACAAAGGACTTCTTACAATTCTGGAAATATGTTATGAAATGAATAAGAGGGGAATACAATTCTTAAAAATAGATCTATATAAATCAGACCCTGTTAAGTTTACAATAGAAGGTGATAATTTACGAATGCCTATAAATGCTTTGGCAGGAGTAGGAGAAAATGCTGCAAAAAGTATAGCAGAAGCAAGAAAAGGTGGAGAGTTTCTGTCTAAAGAGGATCTTAGAATAAGAGCTAAGGTATCGAAAAGTGTTATAGAAGTTTTGAATGAACATGGCTGTTTAGAAGGACTTCCGGATACAAATCAATTAACTCTATTTTCTTTCTAA
- the rimP gene encoding ribosome maturation factor RimP — MDKEKLLIEIESRMGSVIKDLGYDLYHIEYVVEGGENFLRFYIENEAGIGLNDCEKVSRAISDIIDVEDPIDENYYLEVSSPGVFRTLFKDEHFKRYIGEEVTVKLKSLLNGRKKFDAVLDNIDDENIYVKANNEVITVPKKILKQVTLNGEI; from the coding sequence ATGGATAAAGAAAAATTATTAATTGAAATCGAAAGTCGTATGGGGTCTGTTATAAAAGATTTGGGTTATGATCTGTATCATATAGAATATGTGGTTGAAGGTGGAGAAAATTTCTTAAGATTTTACATAGAAAATGAAGCTGGGATAGGCTTGAATGATTGTGAAAAAGTTAGCAGAGCTATAAGTGATATTATCGATGTAGAAGATCCAATTGATGAAAATTATTATTTAGAAGTTTCATCACCAGGTGTTTTTAGAACTCTTTTTAAAGATGAGCATTTTAAAAGATATATTGGAGAAGAAGTTACTGTAAAACTGAAGTCCTTACTAAATGGCAGAAAGAAATTTGATGCTGTTTTAGATAATATAGATGATGAAAATATTTATGTAAAGGCTAATAACGAAGTAATTACTGTACCAAAGAAAATATTAAAGCAAGTTACGCTTAATGGGGAGATATAA
- the nusA gene encoding transcription termination factor NusA gives MNADFLLALKEIVKEKGISEDQLFETIEDAMVAAYKKNYSKGSETNQNFKVTMNRETGDIKVFSRKDIVENVLNPVNEITLEEAKNYDPRYEIGEIVDIEVTPKDFGRVAAQAAKQLVIQRIKEAERNLIYEEFAEKEFDIINGTVIRKDKKNVLVNIGRIETVLNESEQIPGEQYNFNEKLKLYVVEVKKTSKGPSIVVSRTHPNLVKRLFEIEVPEIYEGIVEIKSIAREAGSRTKIAVYSNDEDVDAMGACVGSKGLRVQNIVNELGNEKIDIIKWNKLPEEYIANSLSPAKTLDVSIDEQNKCAKVIVDDNQLSLAIGKEGQNVRLAAKLTGWKIDIKSKSQHSVEATTEEE, from the coding sequence ATGAATGCAGATTTTTTACTTGCATTAAAGGAGATTGTCAAAGAAAAAGGCATCAGTGAAGATCAATTGTTTGAGACCATTGAAGATGCTATGGTTGCAGCTTATAAGAAAAATTATAGCAAAGGTTCTGAAACAAACCAAAACTTTAAAGTTACTATGAATAGAGAAACTGGGGATATAAAAGTATTTTCACGTAAAGATATTGTTGAAAATGTTCTTAATCCAGTAAATGAAATAACTTTAGAAGAAGCTAAAAATTATGATCCAAGATACGAAATTGGGGAAATTGTAGATATAGAAGTTACACCAAAAGATTTTGGTAGAGTAGCGGCTCAAGCTGCGAAGCAATTAGTTATTCAAAGGATAAAAGAAGCAGAGAGAAATCTTATATACGAAGAATTTGCTGAGAAAGAATTTGATATAATAAATGGAACTGTTATAAGAAAAGATAAGAAAAATGTACTTGTTAATATCGGCAGAATTGAAACGGTATTAAATGAATCAGAGCAAATACCAGGAGAACAGTATAACTTTAATGAAAAGTTAAAATTATATGTTGTAGAAGTAAAAAAGACGAGTAAAGGACCATCTATCGTAGTTTCAAGAACACATCCAAACTTAGTAAAGAGATTGTTTGAAATAGAAGTTCCTGAAATATATGAAGGAATAGTTGAAATAAAGTCTATAGCAAGAGAAGCTGGCTCAAGAACTAAAATAGCAGTTTATTCAAATGATGAAGATGTAGATGCTATGGGAGCTTGCGTTGGTTCGAAAGGTTTGAGAGTTCAAAACATTGTCAATGAATTAGGAAACGAAAAAATTGATATAATAAAGTGGAACAAATTGCCAGAGGAATATATAGCTAATTCACTAAGTCCAGCTAAGACTCTTGATGTTTCTATTGATGAACAAAACAAATGTGCAAAGGTTATAGTGGATGATAACCAATTATCTTTAGCAATTGGTAAGGAAGGACAGAATGTTAGATTAGCTGCAAAGCTTACAGGTTGGAAAATAGACATTAAGAGCAAAAGCCAGCATTCTGTTGAAGCTACAACAGAAGAAGAGTAG
- the rnpM gene encoding RNase P modulator RnpM, with the protein MKVKKIPQRMCTGCMEMKPKKELIRVVKNKEGEVSVDLQGKKPGRGAYICRSVECFEKAYKTKRLERNLEVKIDEVLYNNIKEEIQSGK; encoded by the coding sequence ATGAAGGTTAAAAAGATTCCTCAAAGAATGTGCACTGGTTGCATGGAAATGAAGCCTAAAAAAGAACTTATCAGAGTTGTTAAAAACAAAGAAGGAGAAGTATCTGTTGACCTACAGGGGAAAAAACCTGGAAGAGGAGCTTATATATGCAGGTCAGTTGAATGCTTTGAAAAAGCATATAAAACCAAAAGGTTAGAGCGTAACCTAGAGGTTAAAATAGATGAAGTTCTTTATAATAACATAAAAGAGGAGATTCAAAGTGGTAAATAA
- a CDS encoding 50S ribosomal protein L7ae-like protein, with product MVNKFYNFLGLVKRSGNLIEGYNRCDEAIKYKKLPLILMSKDVSDNTKKKFLNYSSKSAIKILEGFEKEDLGRAIGRAEIKIVGILDGNMAKKLLELYGCQDEV from the coding sequence GTGGTAAATAAATTTTACAACTTTCTTGGGCTTGTAAAAAGATCAGGAAACCTAATAGAAGGTTATAACCGCTGTGATGAGGCTATCAAATATAAAAAGTTACCCTTGATACTTATGTCAAAGGATGTATCTGATAATACAAAGAAAAAATTTTTAAATTATTCTTCGAAAAGCGCCATTAAAATATTAGAAGGTTTTGAAAAAGAAGACTTAGGTCGTGCTATTGGTCGAGCAGAGATCAAGATAGTAGGGATATTAGATGGAAATATGGCAAAAAAGCTTCTGGAATTATATGGGTGTCAAGACGAAGTTTAA
- the infB gene encoding translation initiation factor IF-2 yields the protein MSKIRVYELAKELNVQSKDLISLLEEEFGIEVKNHMSVIDDEDAALIKEMLEEQAEDAEANGKKQSIIDEYENDLNESVNVVVKKSKNKGREKDAEGKQLGSEEVIDGSVIEMENTITVKELADKLKQPGTEVIKQLMFLGVMAAINQEVDFATAEKLAAKFNTEVVLKEDQLISDEEEADITEEIDEEEEGENYIKRPPVVTVMGHVDHGKTSLLDAIRKTKVTNSEAGGITQHIGAYMAKVNNELITFLDTPGHEAFTAMRARGAQITDIVILVVAADDGIMPQTAEAINHCKAAGVPMIVAINKMDKPGANPDKVKQELTEYGLVVEDWGGDVICVPVSAKTGENLDTLLEMVLLTAEMEEVIADPSRKAKGTVIEAKLDKARGSVASLLVQNGTLKVGDSIIVGTTYGRIRAMFDHTGKKLKEAGPSVPVEILGLSEVPAAGDKFYVVKDEKTARNMADSRKESQRNDYLSSTRVSLEDLYSQIQEGKVKELGLIVKADVQGSVQALNQSLEKLSTDSVKVRVIHGAVGAISEADVTLAKASSAIILGFNVRPDNNAVAAADRDNVDIKTYRIIYDAIDDVKAAMIGMLEPEYKEVILGTAEVRLVYKISNVGTVAGCYVTNGKIVRNASIRLVRNGIVILESTLSSLKRFKDDAKEVASGYECGLTVEKYNDLKEGDIIEAFTIEEIKPTSL from the coding sequence ATGTCAAAAATTAGAGTATATGAATTAGCTAAAGAATTAAATGTCCAAAGTAAGGATCTTATATCCTTGTTAGAGGAAGAATTTGGTATTGAAGTAAAGAATCATATGAGTGTTATTGATGATGAAGACGCTGCACTTATCAAAGAGATGCTAGAAGAACAAGCAGAAGATGCAGAAGCTAACGGCAAAAAGCAATCTATCATAGACGAATATGAAAATGATCTAAATGAAAGTGTTAATGTTGTAGTAAAGAAAAGTAAGAATAAAGGCCGCGAGAAAGACGCAGAAGGAAAACAATTAGGATCAGAAGAAGTTATTGATGGTTCAGTTATAGAAATGGAAAATACAATAACCGTTAAAGAATTAGCTGATAAGTTAAAACAACCAGGTACAGAAGTTATTAAACAACTTATGTTTTTAGGTGTAATGGCAGCAATTAATCAAGAAGTAGATTTTGCTACTGCAGAAAAGCTTGCTGCTAAGTTTAATACTGAAGTAGTTTTAAAAGAAGACCAACTTATTTCAGATGAAGAAGAAGCGGATATAACTGAAGAAATAGATGAGGAAGAAGAAGGCGAAAACTATATTAAGAGACCGCCGGTAGTTACTGTAATGGGGCATGTTGACCATGGTAAAACATCTTTACTAGATGCTATCAGAAAAACAAAAGTTACTAATTCAGAAGCAGGTGGAATAACACAACATATCGGAGCTTATATGGCTAAGGTAAATAATGAATTAATCACATTCCTTGATACACCTGGACATGAAGCTTTTACTGCTATGAGAGCTAGAGGTGCTCAAATAACAGATATCGTTATCTTAGTTGTTGCTGCTGATGATGGTATAATGCCACAAACTGCAGAAGCAATAAACCACTGTAAAGCTGCAGGTGTACCAATGATAGTGGCTATTAATAAAATGGATAAACCAGGTGCAAATCCAGATAAGGTTAAACAAGAACTTACAGAGTATGGTCTTGTTGTAGAAGACTGGGGTGGCGATGTAATCTGTGTTCCAGTATCTGCTAAGACAGGTGAAAACTTAGATACTCTATTAGAAATGGTACTATTAACGGCAGAAATGGAAGAAGTTATAGCTGATCCATCAAGAAAAGCAAAAGGTACAGTGATTGAAGCCAAGCTAGATAAAGCAAGAGGTTCTGTTGCATCATTATTAGTTCAAAATGGTACATTAAAAGTAGGAGATTCAATTATAGTTGGTACTACTTACGGAAGAATTAGAGCTATGTTTGATCATACTGGAAAGAAATTAAAAGAAGCTGGTCCATCAGTTCCAGTTGAAATTTTAGGTTTATCAGAAGTACCAGCAGCAGGAGATAAGTTCTACGTAGTTAAAGATGAAAAAACTGCTAGAAATATGGCTGATTCAAGAAAAGAATCTCAAAGAAATGATTATTTATCTTCAACAAGAGTATCATTAGAAGATTTATATAGCCAAATCCAAGAAGGTAAGGTTAAAGAGTTAGGTTTAATAGTTAAGGCTGATGTTCAAGGTTCAGTTCAAGCATTAAATCAATCATTAGAAAAGCTTTCAACAGATAGCGTTAAGGTTAGAGTAATTCATGGTGCTGTTGGTGCAATATCAGAAGCAGATGTTACTTTAGCTAAAGCTTCAAGTGCTATTATTTTAGGATTTAATGTTCGTCCTGATAACAATGCAGTTGCAGCAGCAGATAGAGATAACGTTGATATAAAGACTTATAGAATAATTTATGATGCAATCGACGATGTTAAAGCAGCTATGATAGGAATGCTTGAACCAGAATATAAAGAAGTAATTTTAGGTACAGCTGAAGTTAGACTTGTATATAAAATTTCAAATGTTGGAACTGTAGCAGGTTGTTATGTTACAAATGGTAAAATAGTAAGAAATGCTAGTATAAGATTAGTTAGAAATGGCATAGTAATACTTGAGTCTACTTTATCTTCATTAAAGCGTTTCAAGGATGATGCTAAGGAAGTTGCTAGTGGATATGAATGCGGACTTACTGTAGAAAAATATAATGATCTAAAAGAAGGAGATATTATTGAAGCCTTCACTATAGAAGAAATTAAACCTACTTCACTATAA
- the rbfA gene encoding 30S ribosome-binding factor RbfA: MARYRSEKINEEMKKQISDVIRNRVRDPRLAPMISVTSVDVTKDLKYAKVYVSIFGSDTEKDESLKILKNSSGFIRREVASKINLRSTPELLFNLDTSIEYGMHIDRLIHSIKENEDNGDESDTEEN; the protein is encoded by the coding sequence ATGGCTAGATATAGAAGTGAAAAGATAAACGAAGAAATGAAAAAACAAATTAGTGATGTTATACGCAATAGGGTTAGAGATCCTCGTTTAGCTCCGATGATAAGTGTTACATCTGTAGATGTAACAAAAGATTTAAAATATGCGAAGGTATATGTTAGCATATTTGGTAGTGACACAGAAAAAGATGAGAGTCTTAAAATATTAAAAAATTCATCCGGTTTCATCAGGAGGGAAGTAGCTTCAAAAATAAACCTTCGTAGTACTCCTGAATTGCTTTTTAATCTAGATACTTCAATAGAGTATGGTATGCATATTGATAGATTAATTCATAGCATAAAGGAGAATGAAGACAATGGTGATGAATCAGATACTGAAGAAAATTAA
- a CDS encoding DHH family phosphoesterase has product MVMNQILKKIKESKKIAVSFHTSPDGDSIGSSLGLLLGLRTLDKEVYILSKEQAPDNLKFLPNAEEVGFNPTILEGTDILIVLDCGNVARINSDTSIENNDIIKINIDHHASNGLYGDFNYVDTNASAVSEIIYQMLQLLSVKITKEMATCLYVSLLTDTSSFRHSNTTALTHTIAGDLINVGINFSQIHSLVFDNKSLSETKVLARVLENMYLVCDDKIVVLKVTKELLSALGAEEKDASDLISYGLKLKGVEVALLLKESDKGIKISLRAKNDVDVRHVAEAFGGGGHKKAAGALMEGTIERCEKQIIALLEKELR; this is encoded by the coding sequence ATGGTGATGAATCAGATACTGAAGAAAATTAAAGAAAGTAAAAAGATTGCTGTATCATTTCATACATCACCTGATGGGGATTCAATTGGATCCTCATTAGGCTTATTGTTAGGACTAAGAACTCTTGACAAAGAAGTGTACATATTATCTAAAGAACAAGCACCAGATAACTTAAAATTTCTACCTAATGCAGAAGAAGTAGGTTTCAATCCCACAATATTAGAAGGTACTGATATACTGATTGTACTAGATTGTGGTAATGTGGCAAGAATAAATAGTGATACTTCAATAGAAAATAATGATATTATAAAGATTAATATAGATCATCATGCGTCTAATGGCCTTTATGGTGACTTTAACTATGTTGATACAAATGCTTCTGCAGTTAGTGAAATCATTTATCAAATGCTTCAGCTCTTAAGCGTAAAAATAACAAAGGAAATGGCTACATGTTTATATGTATCTTTACTTACAGATACAAGTTCTTTCAGGCATTCAAATACTACAGCTTTAACTCATACTATTGCTGGTGATTTAATAAATGTAGGAATAAACTTTAGTCAAATACATTCTTTAGTTTTTGATAATAAATCTTTAAGTGAAACAAAGGTTCTAGCAAGGGTTTTAGAAAATATGTATTTAGTATGTGATGATAAAATTGTAGTATTAAAGGTTACTAAGGAATTACTTTCAGCTTTAGGAGCTGAGGAAAAGGATGCTTCCGATTTAATCTCTTATGGATTAAAACTTAAGGGAGTTGAAGTAGCGTTACTACTTAAAGAATCAGACAAAGGTATTAAGATAAGTTTAAGAGCCAAAAATGACGTCGATGTAAGACATGTGGCAGAAGCTTTTGGTGGCGGTGGACACAAAAAAGCAGCAGGAGCACTAATGGAAGGAACCATTGAACGTTGTGAAAAACAAATAATTGCATTACTAGAAAAAGAGTTGAGATAA
- the truB gene encoding tRNA pseudouridine(55) synthase TruB produces MNGIINVYKPQGITSFDVVRSVKKITGQKKIGHTGTLDPLATGVLPICIGRATKLVDYIMNGRKTYIATLKLGVETDTYDREGEVLKTLATEHLSEAEVKEAINSFIGEIKQVPPMYSALKVQGKRLYELAREGKEVERNERSITIYDIKILEIKVPDIKFEVVCSKGTYIRSLCFDIGEKLKCGGAMWDLERTASSSFKKENSVTLEELAVNYENHIISIEEAIMEFSPLYYNEKIGNLLLNGVCLNNPNIIKNIEFDKIYRVYKEKELLGLGMLQEKGFKIITLLN; encoded by the coding sequence ATGAATGGTATAATTAATGTATATAAACCACAAGGGATAACTTCTTTTGATGTTGTGAGATCAGTTAAAAAGATTACAGGTCAAAAAAAAATAGGTCATACAGGCACTTTAGACCCCTTAGCAACAGGGGTTCTTCCTATTTGTATAGGAAGAGCCACAAAGCTTGTTGATTATATTATGAATGGAAGAAAAACTTATATAGCTACCTTGAAGCTTGGTGTCGAAACAGATACCTATGATAGAGAGGGTGAGGTTCTTAAAACATTAGCTACAGAGCATTTATCAGAAGCTGAAGTTAAAGAAGCTATAAATTCATTTATTGGAGAAATAAAGCAAGTCCCACCAATGTATTCAGCTTTAAAGGTGCAAGGAAAAAGACTTTATGAACTTGCACGTGAAGGAAAAGAAGTTGAAAGAAATGAACGAAGCATAACTATTTACGATATTAAAATTCTTGAAATTAAAGTTCCAGATATAAAGTTTGAAGTAGTTTGTTCTAAAGGAACATATATAAGAAGCTTGTGTTTTGATATTGGTGAAAAGTTAAAATGTGGTGGTGCTATGTGGGACCTAGAGAGAACCGCTTCTAGTTCTTTCAAAAAGGAAAATTCCGTAACATTAGAAGAATTAGCCGTAAACTATGAAAATCATATTATTTCAATTGAAGAGGCAATTATGGAATTTTCTCCACTATATTATAATGAGAAAATTGGTAACTTGCTTTTAAATGGGGTTTGCCTAAACAATCCTAATATAATTAAAAATATTGAATTTGATAAGATTTATAGAGTATATAAGGAAAAAGAACTTCTTGGTCTCGGTATGCTACAAGAAAAAGGCTTTAAAATAATTACACTGCTTAATTAG